In Malus sylvestris chromosome 16, drMalSylv7.2, whole genome shotgun sequence, the following are encoded in one genomic region:
- the LOC126608111 gene encoding lipase-like isoform X1, with protein sequence MEKRRWFVLVILTWMFVFSAGRELKIKHKDHGPIYNHTLATILVRYASTVYVSDLSELFTWTCSCCNGLIKGFEMIEIIVDVQHCLQAFVGVAQDPNAIIIAFRGTQEHSIQNWIEDLFWKQLDLDYPGMPDSMVHHGFYNAYHNTTIRPGILNAVERAREYYGDIGIIVTGHSMGGAMASFCALDLRVNQKEKDVQVMTFGQPRIGNAAFASYYSTLVPNTLRVTNSHDMVPHLPPYYTYFPQKTYHHFPREVWLYNIGVESLVYEVEKICDDSGEDPTCSRSVSGNSISDHLVYYGVELMAKTWRRCRIVMGTGVEGYSRTDLGGNFVLSRDPATSVLKLNAAPDTGAKPL encoded by the exons ATGGAGAAAAGGAGATGGTTTGTATTGGTAATATTAACGTGGATGTTTGTTTTTTCTGCTGGAAGAG AACTGAAGATTAAGCACAAGGATCATGGCCCCATATACAATCACACGCTTGCCACTATACTAGTGCGGTATGCTTCTACG GTTTATGTGTCTGATTTGTCAGAGCTGTTTACTTGGACATGCTCATGCTGTAATGGTTTGATTAAG GGATTTGAAATGATAGAGATTATTGTTGACGTCCAGCATTGCTTACAG GCTTTTGTTGGAGTGGCACAAGACCCGAATGCTATTATTATTGCATTTAGAGGGACTCAGGAACACAG CATACAGAATTGGATTGAAGACTTATTTTGGAAACAACTTGATCTAGATTATCCTGGCATGCCTGATTCAATG GTGCACCATGGGTTTTATAATGCTTACCATAACACGACCATACGCCCTGGAATTCTAAATGCTGTGGAAAGAGCCAGGGAATATTATGGAGATATTGGCATCATAGTTACAGGACATTCAATGGGAGGGGCAATGGCTTCATTTTGTGCTCTTGATCTAAGG GTCAATCAAAAAGAGAAAGATGTTCAGGTTATGACATTTGGACAACCTCGTATCGGTAATGCAGCTTTTGCATCATACTATAGCACACTTGTACCAAACACTTTACGAGTAACAAATTCACATGACATGGTGCCTCATTTGCCTCCATACTATACTTATTTTCCTCAGAAGACATACCACCACTTTCCACGAGAG GTGTGGCTTTATAACATTGGAGTTGAAAGTCTTGTTTACGAAGTTGAGAAAATCTGTGATGATTCAGGCGAGGACCCAACGTGCAGCAG GTCAGTGAGTGGGAACAGCATTTCGGACCATTTAGTTTATTATGGCGTTGAATTAATGGCCAAGACTTGGAGACGGTGCAGAATTGTGATGGGTACTGGTGTAGAAGGGTACAGCAGAACAGATCTAGGAGGAAATTTTGTACTGTCCAGAGATCCTGCAACTTCTGTTCTCAAGTTGAATGCAGCACCAGATACTGGGGCAAAACCTCTGTAG
- the LOC126608111 gene encoding lipase-like isoform X2 produces MFVFSAGRELKIKHKDHGPIYNHTLATILVRYASTVYVSDLSELFTWTCSCCNGLIKGFEMIEIIVDVQHCLQAFVGVAQDPNAIIIAFRGTQEHSIQNWIEDLFWKQLDLDYPGMPDSMVHHGFYNAYHNTTIRPGILNAVERAREYYGDIGIIVTGHSMGGAMASFCALDLRVNQKEKDVQVMTFGQPRIGNAAFASYYSTLVPNTLRVTNSHDMVPHLPPYYTYFPQKTYHHFPREVWLYNIGVESLVYEVEKICDDSGEDPTCSRSVSGNSISDHLVYYGVELMAKTWRRCRIVMGTGVEGYSRTDLGGNFVLSRDPATSVLKLNAAPDTGAKPL; encoded by the exons ATGTTTGTTTTTTCTGCTGGAAGAG AACTGAAGATTAAGCACAAGGATCATGGCCCCATATACAATCACACGCTTGCCACTATACTAGTGCGGTATGCTTCTACG GTTTATGTGTCTGATTTGTCAGAGCTGTTTACTTGGACATGCTCATGCTGTAATGGTTTGATTAAG GGATTTGAAATGATAGAGATTATTGTTGACGTCCAGCATTGCTTACAG GCTTTTGTTGGAGTGGCACAAGACCCGAATGCTATTATTATTGCATTTAGAGGGACTCAGGAACACAG CATACAGAATTGGATTGAAGACTTATTTTGGAAACAACTTGATCTAGATTATCCTGGCATGCCTGATTCAATG GTGCACCATGGGTTTTATAATGCTTACCATAACACGACCATACGCCCTGGAATTCTAAATGCTGTGGAAAGAGCCAGGGAATATTATGGAGATATTGGCATCATAGTTACAGGACATTCAATGGGAGGGGCAATGGCTTCATTTTGTGCTCTTGATCTAAGG GTCAATCAAAAAGAGAAAGATGTTCAGGTTATGACATTTGGACAACCTCGTATCGGTAATGCAGCTTTTGCATCATACTATAGCACACTTGTACCAAACACTTTACGAGTAACAAATTCACATGACATGGTGCCTCATTTGCCTCCATACTATACTTATTTTCCTCAGAAGACATACCACCACTTTCCACGAGAG GTGTGGCTTTATAACATTGGAGTTGAAAGTCTTGTTTACGAAGTTGAGAAAATCTGTGATGATTCAGGCGAGGACCCAACGTGCAGCAG GTCAGTGAGTGGGAACAGCATTTCGGACCATTTAGTTTATTATGGCGTTGAATTAATGGCCAAGACTTGGAGACGGTGCAGAATTGTGATGGGTACTGGTGTAGAAGGGTACAGCAGAACAGATCTAGGAGGAAATTTTGTACTGTCCAGAGATCCTGCAACTTCTGTTCTCAAGTTGAATGCAGCACCAGATACTGGGGCAAAACCTCTGTAG
- the LOC126608112 gene encoding uncharacterized protein LOC126608112 isoform X2 has translation MGCGESKLAVATSNTILRRKKSSVVEPSKKSKDIETVLENNDNAANSTVQQQQEEQVEENNVVANNVGGGEASAVGDDVNVKDIEVTNKDGEDGGKEVLEKGNKEEHDEAAERLISHGSPNRFFSSRKLDEEGIDGIISEGRSGTSDYYTPRHGSKGSFFKVDDDIAEDDNELDLPADTEALVAEPQKTEEPVKKPEENLVKKTEAVVTTTVEAKVAEAAEPKASIPAEEAKN, from the exons atggGTTGCGGGGAATCAAAGTTGGCGGTTGCCACCAGCAACACCATCCTCCGCCGCAAGAAATCGAGCGTTGTCGAACCTTCCAAGAAGAGCAAGGACATAGAAACCGTCCTAGAAAACAATGACAATGCAGCGAACTCAACGgtgcaacaacaacaagaagaacAAGTCGAGGAGAACAATGTGGTTGCCAATAATGTTGGTGGTGGTGAGGCGTCTGCGGTGGGTGATGATGTGAATGTGAAAGACATAGAAGTAACCAACAAGGACGGAGAAGATGGTGGTAAGGAAGTATTGGAAAAAGGTAATAAAGAAGAGCATGACGAGGCGGCGGAGAGATTGATTTCGCATGGCTCTCCGAATCGTTTCTTTTCGTCGAGGAAATTGGATGAGGAAGGAATTGATGGGATTATTTCTGAGGGACGATCGGGGACATCAGACTATTACACTCCACGCCATGGAAGTaagggaagtttcttcaaggtaGATGATGATATTGCAGAGGATGATAACGAATTGGATCTGCCTGCAGATACAGAAGCTCTAGTAGCTGAGCCACAAAAAACGG AAGAGCCCGTAAAGAAACCGGAGGAGAATTTGGTGAAGAAAACAGAAGCAGTAGTTACAACCACTGTTGAAGCCAAAGTGGCTGAAGCCGCCGAACCTAAAGCTTCAATCCCTGCTGAAGAAGCGAAGAATTAA
- the LOC126608112 gene encoding uncharacterized protein LOC126608112 isoform X1 produces the protein MGCGESKLAVATSNTILRRKKSSVVEPSKKSKDIETVLENNDNAANSTVQQQQEEQVEENNVVANNVGGGEASAVGDDVNVKDIEVTNKDGEDGGKEVLEKGNKEEHDEAAERLISHGSPNRFFSSRKLDEEGIDGIISEGRSGTSDYYTPRHGSKGSFFKVDDDIAEDDNELDLPADTEALVAEPQKTGTEEPVKKPEENLVKKTEAVVTTTVEAKVAEAAEPKASIPAEEAKN, from the exons atggGTTGCGGGGAATCAAAGTTGGCGGTTGCCACCAGCAACACCATCCTCCGCCGCAAGAAATCGAGCGTTGTCGAACCTTCCAAGAAGAGCAAGGACATAGAAACCGTCCTAGAAAACAATGACAATGCAGCGAACTCAACGgtgcaacaacaacaagaagaacAAGTCGAGGAGAACAATGTGGTTGCCAATAATGTTGGTGGTGGTGAGGCGTCTGCGGTGGGTGATGATGTGAATGTGAAAGACATAGAAGTAACCAACAAGGACGGAGAAGATGGTGGTAAGGAAGTATTGGAAAAAGGTAATAAAGAAGAGCATGACGAGGCGGCGGAGAGATTGATTTCGCATGGCTCTCCGAATCGTTTCTTTTCGTCGAGGAAATTGGATGAGGAAGGAATTGATGGGATTATTTCTGAGGGACGATCGGGGACATCAGACTATTACACTCCACGCCATGGAAGTaagggaagtttcttcaaggtaGATGATGATATTGCAGAGGATGATAACGAATTGGATCTGCCTGCAGATACAGAAGCTCTAGTAGCTGAGCCACAAAAAACGG GTACAGAAGAGCCCGTAAAGAAACCGGAGGAGAATTTGGTGAAGAAAACAGAAGCAGTAGTTACAACCACTGTTGAAGCCAAAGTGGCTGAAGCCGCCGAACCTAAAGCTTCAATCCCTGCTGAAGAAGCGAAGAATTAA